A window from Sphingobacterium hotanense encodes these proteins:
- the xerD gene encoding site-specific tyrosine recombinase XerD → MNWDTVNRDFKRYLLLERGLAENSIEAYQNDVLKLQHYCELHEITIPQITTKELQNFLLWINEFSISTYSQARILSGIKTFFKFLQIEYDYESNPAELIEAPRIARKLPSVLSIEEIDQLIAAIDLSSPEGMRNKAILEILYGCGLRVSELCNLKRSNLFLDVEFIKVEGKGNKERLIPIGQQAIQYLKIYLNEVRVHTPVKAGNEDYVFLNRRGAALSRVMIYIIIKDLATKINLQKEISPHTFRHSFASHLVEGGADLRAVQDMLGHESITTTEIYTHIDKDYLQSVITQYHPRS, encoded by the coding sequence ATGAATTGGGATACCGTAAATAGAGACTTTAAACGCTACTTACTCTTAGAACGCGGTTTAGCTGAAAACAGCATAGAAGCCTATCAGAATGACGTTCTGAAACTACAACACTATTGCGAACTGCACGAAATAACAATCCCCCAAATTACCACAAAAGAGTTACAAAACTTTTTACTCTGGATTAACGAATTTTCCATATCGACCTACTCACAAGCTCGTATATTGTCGGGTATTAAAACCTTTTTTAAGTTCCTACAAATCGAGTACGACTACGAGTCAAATCCAGCAGAGCTTATCGAAGCACCACGTATCGCACGCAAACTTCCGTCGGTGTTATCAATCGAAGAAATAGATCAATTGATCGCCGCTATTGACCTCTCCAGTCCGGAAGGAATGCGCAATAAAGCGATCTTGGAGATACTCTACGGCTGTGGTCTACGCGTTTCTGAACTTTGCAATCTCAAGCGCTCTAACCTGTTTTTAGATGTGGAGTTTATTAAGGTCGAAGGAAAAGGAAATAAGGAACGATTAATCCCTATCGGACAGCAGGCTATACAATATTTAAAAATATACCTAAATGAGGTCAGAGTACACACGCCTGTGAAAGCCGGAAATGAAGATTATGTCTTCTTAAACCGTCGCGGTGCTGCCCTATCTCGTGTAATGATTTACATCATCATTAAAGACCTTGCAACCAAAATCAATCTGCAGAAAGAAATAAGTCCGCATACATTCCGCCATAGTTTTGCTTCCCATCTCGTTGAAGGCGGTGCAGATTTACGTGCCGTGCAAGATATGTTAGGACACGAAAGCATCACTACGACAGAAATATACACGCATATTGATAAAGATTATCTACAAAGCGTAATAACACAATACCACCCCAGATCTTAA